The genomic segment GAACTGCCCGGCACCTGTGATGATGATGACCTTGACCTCGTCATTCTTAAGGACTTCATCAAAGGCCTGAAAGAGCTCGGTAACAGTCTGGGTGTCAAAAGCGTTGGCCGGAGGGTGGTCAATGGTTAGGATAGCAACACGGTCCTCAATTGAGACGTGGATATTCTGGTATTCTCCCATGGTTCCTTCCTCCCAGGTTTTTATGGAAGGGGCGGGGAGCCGGGGCTCAACCCCGGTCCCCCCTTTGTCCATACCCCCTGCACCGGCTAAGCGTACTCCATGAAGCCCTTGCCCACTTTCTTACCCAGATGGCCGGCTTTTACCTTCAGTTTGAGGAGGCGGGCCGGGCGGAAGCGCTCACCATACTTGGCGTGGAATTCCTGAAGCTTTTCCAGAACGTAATCAAGCCCCAGGGTATCGGCCAGCTGGAGGGGTCCCATCCTTTCACCCTTATAGGTCATACCTGTGCCGGCCATCATGGCCAGATCAACGTCGTTGACAGCGGCAATGTTCTCCATGAGACAGAGGGCGGCTTCGTTTATCAGAGGCATTATGAGGCGCTCCCAGGTAAATTCAGTTCCGGTGGGAACTTTCCCTTCCTGCTGGAGCCTCCTTATGGCCTCTTTGACGGGCTCATCGGTCTGGTCCCCATAGCCGTAGAAGCCGGCACCGGTCTTCTCGCCGTATCGGCCCATCTTGTAGATTTCCTCAAAGAGGGGGCAAGGCTGCATCCTGTCGCCGTATTCGCTGTAGAGGTAAGCACCTACATGATAACATACATCAAGGCCGAGCATGTCCATGAGGGTGAAGGGCCCCATTGGCCATCCGAACTCGGTCATGGCCTTGTCTATTTCGGCAGCGGTGGCAGCCCCTTCGGCCAGGACCCAAGTGGCCTCGTTGAGGTAGGGCATAAGAAGCCTGTTGACCAGGAACCCGGGGCATTCCTTAACCACCACGGGGATTTTGCGCAGGGTCTCAGCGAACATCACCACGCTATCAATGGTGTCCTGGTCCGTGTCCAGGCCGGGGATTATCTCCACCAGCTTCATCACGTGGGCAGGGTTGAAGAAGTGCATTCCGATCATTTTGTGAGGTCGCTTCGTGGCTGCCCCCATCTCTGTGATGGAGAGGGCCGAGGTGTTGGAAGCGAAAATGGTGTTGGAAGGGCAAACTTCATCAAGCTCTCTGAAGACTCGCTTTTTGAGTTCGATGTTTTCGGGGATGGCCTCTATCACGATGTCCACATCCTCAAATCCATCGTAAGTGAGGGTTGTAGTGATAAGGGCCATCTTGGACTCCACATCACTTGGGGTCATCCTTCCCTTATCCACCTGGCGTTTGTAAATGGAGCGGATTTTTTCCAGGGCTTTGTCCAGGATTTTCTGGTCAATGTCCTTGACCACCACTGGGAGTCCTGCAAAGGTTATAACCTGGGCTATTTCGGCGCCCATAACTCCGGCGCCAACCACTCCAGCCTTAAAGATATACATGGCTCAGCCTCCTTTCTGGGAATTACCAGACCCTTAAAGCCAAAGCCGCATCCGTTCCGATACGGGCGAAATAAAGCTGCTTGTTCAGGTATTTCTCCCGAGCCTTGTCGTTAACTTCTATGAGGGTCTTGCCGACGAAATATTCGCCCGAGTCCACGTCAATGGCCACGATTTCTCCCTGATGGTTGGCTTCCAGCTGGTCTTTGAGCTTGAGGTAGATTTCCTTGCCTTTGGCCAGAACGCTTTCGTCAACCCACTGGGTTATCATAGCTCACCCCCTCTTATCTTCTCTCCAGGATGAGAGCGCCACCCTGGCCACCACCCACACACATGGTAACCAGGCCAAACTGGGCGTTGCGGCGCTTCATTTCGTGGATTATAGTGACGGTAAGCTTGGCTCCGGTGCACCCCACTGGATGACCCAGAGCGATGGCTCCACCGTTGACGTTGACTTTATCCCAGTCCCAGCCGTATTTCTCCAGTTCCCTTCCCACCGCCAGGACCTGAGCGGCGAAGGCCTCGTTAAGCTCAATAAGGTCAATGTCTTTGAGCTCAAGGCCTGCTTTCTTGAGGGCAATAGGGATTGTCTTAGCCGGCCCAATTCCCATTATCTCCGGTGGGACAGCAGCATAAGCGTAGCTGCGGATATAGGCCATGGGTTCGTAGCCCAGCGCTTTGGCTTTCTCCTCCGTCATGACCAGAAGAGCTGCAGCTCCATCGGAAATGGGGCAGGCGTTAGCAGGGGTGACAG from the Anaerolineae bacterium genome contains:
- a CDS encoding enoyl-CoA hydratase-related protein; this translates as MGEYQNIHVSIEDRVAILTIDHPPANAFDTQTVTELFQAFDEVLKNDEVKVIIITGAGQF
- a CDS encoding 3-hydroxyacyl-CoA dehydrogenase, with translation MYIFKAGVVGAGVMGAEIAQVITFAGLPVVVKDIDQKILDKALEKIRSIYKRQVDKGRMTPSDVESKMALITTTLTYDGFEDVDIVIEAIPENIELKKRVFRELDEVCPSNTIFASNTSALSITEMGAATKRPHKMIGMHFFNPAHVMKLVEIIPGLDTDQDTIDSVVMFAETLRKIPVVVKECPGFLVNRLLMPYLNEATWVLAEGAATAAEIDKAMTEFGWPMGPFTLMDMLGLDVCYHVGAYLYSEYGDRMQPCPLFEEIYKMGRYGEKTGAGFYGYGDQTDEPVKEAIRRLQQEGKVPTGTEFTWERLIMPLINEAALCLMENIAAVNDVDLAMMAGTGMTYKGERMGPLQLADTLGLDYVLEKLQEFHAKYGERFRPARLLKLKVKAGHLGKKVGKGFMEYA